caaaaatttgatCAAAACTCAACGGCAAAGCATCTAAGTTTACAGGCAAACAAGGCTTCAAAGAAGAGTCAAAAAGCCACATATACTATCTTCTACACGATAAACATGTGAATACATATCATTATTTTAACAATATATCATGTTAGTCAAATATCTGTTCTCCAATGAATGGTATTCCCATGAAACTGCCAATGAAAAGGAACAAAGCACCAATTGAATGTCAGAATTACATTTAGAAGGAACGAACCATGTTTTTCATACTGGAAGCATCCTCGCATATAGAAGCAACTATTTCAGCATAATCATTAACATCCAGGTTCAATGACTTCACCATTTCTATCAGAAAGGGCTGGAGTTTGGCCGAGCAATTTTTGAAGACTGTGTTTCCCAAATCCCAGGACATTTTTGAAATATTCTGAAACAAACAAActctattttatattttaaaattggtaAAAGATATAAAGGAATGATATCAACAAATTGCAGAGCAAAATATTGGATATAACTATAGACAGAATCATTGCCTTAGTATCCATTTTGACGCTGTCTAGAAGTGGCTTCAGGAGTTCAGATGGGATTTCATCACTTTCTTGTATCACTAAGGTCATTGTCATTTCCATGTATTTGAATATCTGAGTTGGGTGGTTGGGCCTTCAAGAAAATTGAACACTCGTTAATAGGCATTAATAATGAATGCAGTTAGTGCATGGCAAATAAGCATTAAGAAATCGGCCAGTATATCAATGAAATGGATGAATTCCAATTCTTTTAAACTATAGAAGAATACAGACCATTCTTGCAGACATACCTAATAGTATTGAAAAACAGTTGGAACATCTCAACAATAAGCTCGCCGCATTCCATGTCCAGAAGAACCAGGCACGATCTCACTGTTGCCAGTGTTTCAAGAATATTCAGAGCTCTAAGATAATTGATACCAGACCCAGAAGACAAATGCTTCAAAGCAGCCACACTTAATTTAAAAAACTCCTGTCACAAGTAACCAAACTGCTTATTTAGATACATGAATTGTGTTTGCTAACAAGAGAGGAACATATGACATGTTCAGGATATTACATAAGAGAAAAATCCAAGGATTTGAATACCTTCATGTAAACCTCATTGCAAGTAAATTTAGGAGCACTGATTCTTGTAAGCTCAATAAAACAAGAAGCAACTGCAACTTTGACATTTTCATCGGTGTGCCGCAATAGTTTATTGGAGACAAATGCCTTCATCAATGGTATGAGCGCCAATCTCATATAATCGAGAGGGTCTTGACATATCTGGAGCAAAATGATCTCTGCTTTCTGAGggaaaattcaaaacaaaaaaagtaGTATTCACACTATCTGTAAATGATTTCGAGAGAACAGTGAAGTTATGATGAAACTATTAAAAACTGAAGGgagagggaaaaaaaatcaagcGCCAAATGTGTTGCCATAAAATTCCAGAAAGGAAACACTGGGGATTAGGAATCCTGTGCTCCTCTTCCAGACATGTGAAAGAATTACTAAAGCTGCATTCAAAATGACTTTGTATGCCGCAGAAAATATAGATCCAAAAAATAAGTAGAAAGTCTATATCATGAGCTGTATAACAAGGTTTCATGAGAAAGTGTTCAGTTTCCCCACCCATTACATATTGATGCAAGAAGACTTGAGGAGGATAAGAGAATTTTTAGTTTTAATGGATAACCGGCTGaaaattaagaaataatttataaaatgcCCAGAGATTATCAACTTGCAAAATTATTGTGCATACCAACAGATTTAAGTGTCTGCAAAACACCACCTAGGACACAGATAAACACGGAATGACACATTAAGTCCATTCCTTCCATAAAAGACTCGCAGAATTCCCCAAGTGCAGCAACTATATCATCTTAGCCAAATGGAAAAAGATGGGTCCAACACTATATTAAACATAACAACTCCCTGCACAAGTTTTCATCAACAAGCCAAAAACTATGAGAAGAAGGGACAGGAAAGCACGTAAAGGTTGACCGTAAGTCATAACTATGATCAAACCGATACAAATTTCAAGCATGATATCTTGTGAATTTAAGATATCAGTCAGACTCAAAAAATTTCAACCCTTTCAAGTAAACACTTTGGCCACATCACAGACAGAATTAGGTAGTGTAAGATTCATTCCCATCATAACATCgaaacattatcgaattagggGAAAAAAATTGAGCTGAAATTGATGATCCAATCAACATGTTGTTAATCTCTATAAAGCTGTCCAACGACTTGTACTTAAACTGGGATCTTAACAGAATTATGACAGTCGTTTGGCCACATAGACATTCAACAGAAAAGGGTCTTCAAGCAACCGTATGAAATTTCTAAATTATAGAATCAAAGGCAAATGCACCAACAGTTTGACAGCAGTGAACAAGTCTTAAGTTAACTTTTTCTTACATAAAATACATTCAAGACAACTGGCACCCAGTTTAAGTGAGTAAAAATGgaatctttaagatatttacACGCACACAACTGAGAAATGCAACGGTTGAAGAATTCTTTACCCCAAGAAGCGCGAGTTGCTCGTCAATAGCGGAAGGCAGAGAGAGGAGCTTATTCCCCAGAACACGTATCTTTTCCGCAAACTCTTTCTGCATAGCATCATCATAAGTAGAAGAACCCATTTTTCAATTCACCTGTtagacaaaaaaaaacaaagaaaagcaTTCAAAAATCCAAGCAAAAACTCTCAGCGAGTCCACCAGCACCAGCATCACACAAAAACCCACCTCATAAACACAAAAGAAATAGTGAAAACACACCTCAATTCAATTTGTATCGAAAAATGCAAACTCAGAAACAGCCAAAATGCTGATGATAAACGAAGGGGTGGAGTAAAATAGGGATCTTTTGCAAGATGTCTTGCATGCAGACCCTCTACTCCGATTTCGCCCCATTTAATGAATTTCTACAATTTTACGAATTTGAAATCCGCTGACCGATACACAGATTATGTTTCCTACTCGGCTGGATGATTATTTCCAAAAGATTTTGGGCGATTAACGATGCCAAAATATACACTTGTAATGTACTTTCCATTGACATTTTCTCAACTTTTGAGGCTTTACTGCTGCTGACTGAGAGAAACCttaaacatacatacatacttgTATCCTACGAAGCTGAAATGACATTACTGCCCTTGAGGTTTTGCCAAGTGTTCTACTTGTGGGGGGGTACTTTCGTACTTGTGGTCAGGTGATTTATGTTTACATTTGcatgaattaatatatgattctCAAAATCTAAcagaaataaatgaataaatataaCAAGATTACATATTATGTGGACAGGAAATGCAATTTAATTCAACAATATTATGGATTTTCTCAGATAAAAATtcgactatttttttttttcaaatttggtagcaaaaatcaaaagaaaatataGGACAATTAAATGTCCAGAACAGCATGAACAGATATTTATagcataataattaatatttttaagtgatataataattaattttgatgtataccaatattttttgttcttttttcaattttaaatattcTCTTTGAGTATCTTCCTTCAATTTATTCATACACAAAAACTTCTATAAGATTATCTCACACCAAATTTACGATACGGATCTCTGACCTTACCTTTCCTATGAAAAGATATTCATTTTAATGTctaaatattacttttcataaCATATATGCACCGTATCAACTCAtctcacacatatatatatttatgagacgatctcacaaaagacatatttttttttctaaagttgtttttttttgtgattctgACTAGCCTTGAATGGTCTgatctctttatttttcttcttctttttcatattttcctcATGTAGCGACGCAAATtatctaatatttaaattttaaaaatcataattataataaaaaaattcataaaactaACCTAATAATCCTGATAACATATATGTTAATTTGAATAACACAATAACATTAACATATATGATATATCTATATAGACATAGGAAAAGGTCCAATTGGCGGGAAAAGTAGCATTTCCTCTCCAGGCTCTTCCCTACAGTTTTATACAATTTCAACAAACTTTATTGGAATCACGTTTATTTGACTTGAAAGAAACAAGACCCAACCTATCAAAACACGATTTATATTTCTTGCTTTTATTTAGGCTCACTTAAGTATTTAAGTTGAAATATACATTTTGATTGTAATccaattttcatatttaatattaattttttaaaactcttttaCCAATCTACTCTTATTTAAATAacttgtacaattttttttaccatactaaaatctttattaaataATGGAATATGAAAAATTGTTTTATAATGTAACTTTCCTAACACTTTATTTCATCGGTGTAAGAACACACAAAAACCAATATACCTGAGACGAAGGAATATCAATTCACTCGTACACCCATCCCGGGATGTGCAGAATGGGTCTGATtaaatttgtcaaaattttatttattcatggTCATCTTTTCAAATCTTCATATATCAGTTTTactgtttaatattatttaataaaaaaaatcgtcTTTAACAGCTTCAGAAGCCTAATCAATAAtcaacaatgaaataaatacatatagaacaaaattttcaaatatcaagaagaaaaaagagagagcCTTGAACTCTAAACCAACTGCTATTTGTATTTAGGACCAATGATCTCAAGATTTCCCATGAACGGCCTCAATGCCTCGGGTATAATGACAGAACCATCCTCTTGCTGGTAATTTTCGAGCAGGCATATGATCATTCTAGGAACTGCACATGCTGTGGCGTTTAGTGTATGGACAAACTGTGTTGGACCCTTTTTCGAAGGAGTAGAAGATTCAGGACGATAGCGAATGCCTAGTCGTCTGCTTTGGTAGTCTGTACAGTTGGAGGCACTTGATATCTGTTCAATGAGTAGAATACATTAATCAAGAAACAGTCAAGATTCAGCCAAATTGGCAGGATTGGTTAAAAAACGGGATGTTACCTCACCGTACCGTCCCAATCCAGGCATCCAGGCTTCAATATCAAACTTACGATAAGCTGGTGCACCTAGATCCTCAGTTGACATGTCCATAGTTCTGGTAATATAGCACCATCAGCAGAAAAGTCGTTAATCTTGTAAAGAGGGAAAACAGCTACACAAGTTAtgcaacaaaacaaaaacaacagtcagtttgttttcattttttcgTAGTGCCTTTTTCTTGTCAATGAATTTAAATGAAAGAAAGTTGGATACGCACTTAAAATGTAGTCCTAATGACGAGAAGAGCTcttcttcaatttgaataagctGTTGATGGAAGGAATCACTCTCCTCTGGCCTGCATAAGATGAACATCTCCACCTTGCTAAATTGGTGAACACGATAAAGGCCCCTGAAACCCAATTGAATGCAAGAAAATAATGATTACCCAGATCATGTCTGTATAATTTTACAAGCGGCAAGAACTAAAGGATTTCAATTATGAATTAACTTTGGTTGGAtgcaatttcagaaacttttaacaaaaattaaaacaagtGAGGAGAAAAGTAAATAGTGTGTACTAAAATGTTCTCCAGAGGTCTTTGATATGACTTCCTCCAAGTTCATAAGGTGGTATTTTTTATCTTTACTTCCAGATTAATTCAGGCACAATTGCTTGATTTGGCATAGCCCGCCCAAAACTTCTATTTCTTGAAATTCATTCAAAAGGAATCCATCTAATATAGCACCGAGTCTCACAAAAATGGGTTACACAGATTGGACAGATTATTAAGCATAGGTATCTAATGCTTCAATATAATTCTAAgaacaaaatttaaataaaacttgGACAAGAGAAAGCAAACAGTGATGAATATTTTCTATTAAATATACCAAATGACCATAAAAGCTAAAGCCTATGAAAAGAGGGAAAGACAAAAATCAAGAGGAAAAGAAAACAAagcttaaaaaaatcaatacagCACCCACACTATACATAATCATATAACCTAAGCAAAAGCTTTACCTTGTTGCAGCACCTGCAGCACCAGCTTCTGTGCGAAAGCAATGAGAGAAAGCCGCATACTTTAAAGGCAATGATACCTCTGAAAGAATGGAGTCCATATGGATTCCTCCCACTGGAATCTCTGCAGTACCTATGAGGCATTGATCACTACCCTCGATTGAATAAACCTACAAGAGTTGGTCGCACATATCCATAAAAACCAAAACAATGTAGATCGATCTGAATTTTCATATTTCAAGCATCTTTTACATACCAATTAACTGAAAATCAGCCAAAGATATATTGAAAAAAGGGTCATCACATTTCAGCATTCTGACTGAAATGTAAGAGTTTGCCTTCTCATGATTTCTTGCAATGGCCATCAAACCGTAAATGGGCATTATGATACAATACAGACAAGGCTTGTCAACTAACTTTAAGACCAAGTGAGGGCCTTTCCATTAACTATAACATCAAATTTGTAAAGGCTGTTGCGAttctcaaatatattttattacattaaaaGGTGTTATGATATACGTGGCAGTAGATTATTCAAAAGTTGTCAGGGAAAAAAAGATATCCGGACTATGTAAAGGTGAAGAAGACTCAAATATTGCCCAATATGAAGACTAGTGTTCTATTGCAAGAATTGGCACCTGAGTGTTTGTTCCTCTGGGCTGGAAACCACATTTCTCTACAACAGAAGATCGGACAATTTCTGGTGTTGTGAGAGGTATAAAGCCTCTTTTCATGACTTCTGATACTGCCCAGTTCACGAGGCCCATCTCAAGCATAACTGCTTCATTCTTCAAGTAATAAAACTTCGAACCGCTCACCTGTAAAAGATCCGACAGATACATGCATATGGTAATATTAACTTGAAAGTAGGAAAATCACCGTGGAACCATCAGATGCAGTTTGTACTTCAACGATTAAAACTAAAGTTTCAACTAAGAACTGAAGGTTCATAGAGAGCTATTTTGAGCCACACATAATTAACAGATAGAGGCAAACTGACAAAGGTCAAATCAAGGATGGATCTATTGAATGAGCGGGGGACTTTATTATTCAACCAAAAACTTCatacaacaatttttttaaaaaatatatttttttatttcatgtaATTTCCCTTCTGAGGCCTTTCTTTTTAACCTATGTTTCATAAGCATCTTTTAAGTGCACACAGCCCTCTAGCACCTTCCATGAGTAAACTCTTTACTCTGGGTTTAGATTATTTGTCATTATTTTATTCACCAAGTAGTCCAGCATCATGTAAGAAGTTAacccaaaaaattaataatttaatgagGGGAATCAAATTTGAGATAATTAGCTGACACCCACCAACTTGGCACCTAATCAACAGGTGAATGAGTGAATTAGCTTCATATTCAAACATTTGAACTACATGATTAAAGAGGTTACCTCCGCTGCAGCATCAAAATCAAATAAGTCCAATTCTTTTCCAAGCTGGACATGATCCTTGACAGGGAAGCTAAACTCACGAGGCTGACCGACCTGCAACCATGAAATGATAAAGTTAGCAAATAGAGAGCAAGCGGGACAGGTGTGATCGAGCAATTTAATGCAGAGGAAATACCAGAGCACGAAAAATTACCACTTTTCTCACAGTAGAACAATCTTCTCCGCCTAATGGGACATCTGGATGTGTCATATTTGGCACACATTGTGCTTCCTGCTGAATTTCGTCTGTAAGTTTAAGAAGGTTTTCTTCCAGGGAAACAAGCCCTTCCTTGAGATTCTTACCTGGATAAACATACTTAGAATGAATAAATGGAATCCTAGAATCCAGTATTTCAAATACAATAGCAATGCAATAGGTTATGTACCGTACCTTCTTCTATGAGTTTCTGACGTTCTGCAGGCTCCAGCTTTCCTTTCATCTTGTTTGCAACTGCATTTCTCTCTGCGCGAAGTCTTTCGACTTCCTGCTATCTGTGAGCAACAATTAGCTAAAGAAACTAACCTATCATAATGTCACAAGCTAATTATCCATTTGTTCAAAATAGTTGTTTGTTATATCATATATGACATAGTTCattctaaaaaaacaaaaacaggattttttttttggactactAATCCCCCATTAGCATCAGAGAATTCGTGACATGCAAGGACTTATGAAGCATGTGAAATCTATCATCATCATATTTTCAAGATACAGTTTATAAATTTCTGCCCTGCAGTGAATGCATGAAAAATAGAACGTTTCATATTACTTTGAGGTAAAGCTGCCGCCTGCCAATATAACGAAAAGAAAAACACTCGGGCATGCATGTACAGGAGAAACGAGGGGAACTGGACTTGATCATATATCGGTAGCACAATGATATTCACAGAGGAATAAGTAACAACACATAAAAGTTGCGTAAAATGCAGGTCTACTTGTTCACAGTTCGCCTGTGAATGTCATTGTGCTACCGATATATGAAAACACATAAAAGTTGTGGAAAATGCAGGTCTAGGGAAAGAGTAGAGTATTTCAGATATTTAAAGTTGATCGCATTTAAATACAAAAAGCAACCGACAAATGTAT
This window of the Primulina huaijiensis isolate GDHJ02 chromosome 3, ASM1229523v2, whole genome shotgun sequence genome carries:
- the LOC140973249 gene encoding serine--tRNA ligase, chloroplastic/mitochondrial isoform X1; the protein is MGFQSCASKLYPFSLLKPLTNSSQISKFLIPYHFRRRSFPLHARARAYASAAPQLATKTSDVTSPDDVKEVKVSQWKAAIDYKWMRENKEAVAANIKNRKSQANLDLVLQLYDSLLNAQKEVERLRAERNAVANKMKGKLEPAERQKLIEEGKNLKEGLVSLEENLLKLTDEIQQEAQCVPNMTHPDVPLGGEDCSTVRKVVGQPREFSFPVKDHVQLGKELDLFDFDAAAEVSGSKFYYLKNEAVMLEMGLVNWAVSEVMKRGFIPLTTPEIVRSSVVEKCGFQPRGTNTQVYSIEGSDQCLIGTAEIPVGGIHMDSILSEVSLPLKYAAFSHCFRTEAGAAGAATRGLYRVHQFSKVEMFILCRPEESDSFHQQLIQIEEELFSSLGLHFKTMDMSTEDLGAPAYRKFDIEAWMPGLGRYGEISSASNCTDYQSRRLGIRYRPESSTPSKKGPTQFVHTLNATACAVPRMIICLLENYQQEDGSVIIPEALRPFMGNLEIIGPKYK
- the LOC140973249 gene encoding serine--tRNA ligase, chloroplastic/mitochondrial isoform X2; translated protein: MGFQSCASKLYPFSLLKPLTNSSQISKFLIPYHFRRRSFPLHARARAYASAAPQLATKTSDVTSPDDVKEVKVSQWKAAIDYKWMRENKEAVAANIKNRKSQANLDLVLQLYDSLLNAQKEVERLRAERNAVANKMKGKLEPAERQKLIEEGKNLKEGLVSLEENLLKLTDEIQQEAQCVPNMTHPDVPLGGEDCSTVRKVVGQPREFSFPVKDHVQLGKELDLFDFDAAAEVSGSKFYYLKNEAVMLEMGLVNWAVSEVMKRGFIPLTTPEIVRSSVVEKCGFQPRGTNTQVYSIEGSDQCLIGTAEIPVGGIHMDSILSEVSLPLKYAAFSHCFRTEAGAAGAATRGLYRVHQFSKVEMFILCRPEESDSFHQQLIQIEEELFSSLGLHFKTMDMSTEDLGAPAYRKFDIEAWMPGLGRYDIKCLQLYRLPKQTTRHSLSS
- the LOC140973249 gene encoding serine--tRNA ligase, chloroplastic/mitochondrial isoform X3 — its product is MKGKLEPAERQKLIEEGKNLKEGLVSLEENLLKLTDEIQQEAQCVPNMTHPDVPLGGEDCSTVRKVVGQPREFSFPVKDHVQLGKELDLFDFDAAAEVSGSKFYYLKNEAVMLEMGLVNWAVSEVMKRGFIPLTTPEIVRSSVVEKCGFQPRGTNTQVYSIEGSDQCLIGTAEIPVGGIHMDSILSEVSLPLKYAAFSHCFRTEAGAAGAATRGLYRVHQFSKVEMFILCRPEESDSFHQQLIQIEEELFSSLGLHFKTMDMSTEDLGAPAYRKFDIEAWMPGLGRYGEISSASNCTDYQSRRLGIRYRPESSTPSKKGPTQFVHTLNATACAVPRMIICLLENYQQEDGSVIIPEALRPFMGNLEIIGPKYK